Proteins from a single region of Scytonema millei VB511283:
- the psbU gene encoding photosystem II complex extrinsic protein PsbU — MKKLIRLLTILSVLVGCLGWLGISQPAIAANLSDFSLRTVPILAVESPAQSSNRADAKLATDFGKKIDLNNTNVAAFRKYPGLYPTLARKIVQNAPYENVEDVMEMPGLSERQKQTLEANLGNFTVTDVEAAYTMGDDRYNNGIYR, encoded by the coding sequence GTGAAAAAATTGATACGTTTATTAACAATTTTGAGTGTATTGGTAGGTTGTTTGGGATGGCTGGGCATATCCCAACCCGCGATCGCTGCTAATCTCAGCGATTTTAGCCTGCGTACCGTACCAATCCTAGCTGTAGAGTCTCCGGCTCAATCAAGCAATCGAGCAGATGCGAAGCTGGCAACAGACTTTGGTAAGAAAATCGATTTAAACAACACAAACGTTGCTGCTTTTCGGAAATACCCAGGACTTTACCCCACCCTAGCCCGTAAAATCGTGCAAAACGCTCCCTACGAAAACGTAGAGGACGTAATGGAGATGCCAGGATTATCCGAGCGTCAAAAACAAACTCTAGAAGCAAATCTCGGTAACTTTACTGTTACTGATGTAGAAGCTGCTTACACAATGGGTGACGATCGCTATAACAACGGCATCTACAGATAA
- the nadB gene encoding L-aspartate oxidase, producing the protein MLQNLNHFDVIVVGAGAAGLYTALCLPSHFRVGLIAKETINLSASDWAQGGIAAAIAADDSPQLHVEDTLQAGAGLCDRASVEFLAHKAPESIQSLVDMGVAFDRRDRELALTIEAAHSRRRVLHAADTTGRQVIATLTARVLERQNIQVIPQTIVLSLWLNPQTGHCEGISLFDGNRILWLRARAVVLATGGGGQVFAQTTNPKLSTGDGVAIAWRAGAMLRDLEFVQFHPTALTKPGADRFLISEAVRGEGAHLIDDTGRRFAFDYHPAGELAPRDVVSRAIYSHLQRTSADPATACVWLDLRSIPEAKIRQRFPNIVQVCQHWGIDVFQEPIPVAPAAHYWMGGIAADLTNRTSIPGLYAVGETASTGVHGANRLASNSLLECVVFGAQMALLKDEVEGMKDEYTGSDFSLYPLSFSLSEIDWLSQQTTIEAIRYELPRLVWQSAGICREQQGLERAIAQVQLWQQAFITLPLSQFLLQLPPGQPAHINVSDLSANLPANLLEVEQSLRLWSETRNLLDIAYLILKSAAFRTESRGGHYRLDYPHTEAHWQTHTLIQYEQWWKSEPTAT; encoded by the coding sequence TTGCTACAAAACCTCAACCATTTTGATGTCATAGTCGTAGGAGCCGGAGCTGCCGGACTCTACACGGCACTGTGTCTACCCAGCCACTTTCGCGTCGGTTTAATTGCCAAAGAAACGATAAATCTGTCTGCAAGTGACTGGGCGCAGGGTGGAATTGCTGCGGCGATCGCGGCTGATGATTCTCCTCAGTTGCATGTAGAAGATACGCTGCAAGCGGGGGCTGGGTTGTGCGATCGCGCATCTGTAGAATTTTTGGCTCACAAAGCACCGGAATCCATTCAATCTTTGGTAGACATGGGGGTTGCCTTTGACCGTCGCGATCGCGAATTAGCATTAACCATAGAGGCTGCTCACTCCCGTCGTCGCGTCCTCCACGCCGCCGATACCACTGGTCGCCAGGTCATTGCTACCCTGACAGCGCGGGTTCTCGAACGCCAGAACATTCAAGTTATTCCCCAAACCATAGTTTTAAGTCTGTGGCTTAACCCCCAAACCGGACACTGTGAAGGTATTAGTCTCTTTGATGGCAATCGCATTCTCTGGTTGCGCGCTCGTGCTGTCGTCTTAGCAACAGGTGGCGGAGGTCAAGTTTTTGCCCAGACAACCAACCCCAAGTTGAGTACGGGTGATGGCGTGGCGATCGCTTGGCGGGCTGGAGCCATGCTGCGAGACTTAGAATTCGTCCAGTTTCACCCGACTGCTCTGACCAAACCTGGAGCAGACCGATTCTTAATCAGCGAAGCGGTACGCGGTGAAGGAGCGCATTTAATCGATGATACGGGTAGGCGTTTTGCTTTTGACTATCACCCAGCAGGAGAGCTAGCACCCAGAGATGTTGTTAGTCGTGCCATATACAGCCATTTGCAGCGTACCTCAGCCGATCCTGCTACTGCCTGCGTCTGGTTAGATTTGCGATCGATCCCAGAGGCAAAAATTCGTCAGCGGTTTCCCAATATCGTTCAAGTATGTCAGCACTGGGGCATAGATGTTTTTCAGGAGCCAATTCCAGTTGCTCCCGCCGCCCATTATTGGATGGGAGGAATTGCCGCAGATTTAACGAACCGCACTTCAATCCCTGGATTGTATGCTGTCGGCGAAACAGCTAGTACGGGAGTCCACGGCGCGAATCGTTTAGCAAGTAATTCTTTGCTGGAGTGTGTCGTCTTTGGGGCGCAGATGGCTCTGTTGAAAGATGAAGTAGAAGGGATGAAGGATGAATATACCGGATCGGATTTTAGTCTTTACCCTTTGTCGTTTAGCTTGTCAGAGATTGATTGGCTGAGCCAGCAAACCACAATTGAAGCTATCCGTTACGAACTGCCGCGTTTGGTCTGGCAGAGTGCGGGTATCTGCCGCGAACAGCAAGGATTAGAGCGGGCGATCGCGCAGGTACAATTGTGGCAACAGGCATTTATTACCCTGCCCTTGAGTCAGTTTTTGCTTCAACTTCCGCCTGGACAACCAGCCCATATCAATGTTTCCGATCTTTCAGCCAATCTTCCCGCGAATTTGCTTGAGGTAGAGCAGTCTTTGCGTCTGTGGAGCGAAACCCGCAATCTACTCGATATTGCTTACTTAATTCTCAAAAGTGCTGCCTTTCGTACCGAAAGCCGAGGCGGGCATTACCGCTTAGATTATCCTCATACCGAAGCTCACTGGCAAACTCATACTCTCATCCAGTACGAACAGTGGTGGAAATCCGAACCGACCGCAACTTAA